One Acidimicrobiia bacterium genomic window carries:
- a CDS encoding NAD+ synthase, with the protein MQNLRVAGAQLDVVVGDLLGNEQKIISAMTWAEEMFADVLVLPELAVTGYPPEDLLLREGFIDANLEVLQRLAAAAGDVVTVVGFVDRTSTGRPPHGDAVGRSLANGAALLHDGAVRGVYHKVLLPDYGVFDETRYFVRGGDDAALWGIDGVAVGISVCEDIWVEDGPPSQQAASGAQILLNINASPFHYGKATQREEMLRRRAIEAATPVVYVNQVGGQDELVFDGASVVLGADGGLLYRAPQFVEQRFVVDVPVAERKSDRVLDSISSERVGRRSLGPVEPVPLLQSPEAEVYRALVVGLRDYVRKNGFEHVVVGLSGGIDSALTAAIAADALGPDHVWGISMPSRFSSEGSVADARELAERLEIRFDVIPMDGVFASYLDTLSPVFAGEPFGVAEENLQARIRGAILMAVSNKFGGMVVATGNKSEMAVGYATLYGDMAGGYAVLKDVLKTLVYRLSEWRNRDREAIPRSIIDKPPSAELRPGQLDSDSLPDYETLDGILAGYVEEDLSVASIVARGYPQDVVTKVTRMVDRNEYKRRQAAPGVKITTKAFGKDRRLPITSRYVDG; encoded by the coding sequence ATGCAAAACCTTCGCGTGGCAGGAGCGCAACTCGACGTGGTCGTTGGAGACCTGCTCGGCAACGAGCAGAAGATCATCTCCGCCATGACCTGGGCAGAGGAAATGTTCGCAGATGTGCTGGTCCTGCCCGAGCTGGCCGTTACCGGCTATCCCCCTGAGGACCTCTTGTTGCGAGAGGGTTTCATAGACGCAAATCTGGAGGTGCTGCAACGATTGGCGGCGGCTGCCGGGGACGTCGTCACCGTGGTGGGGTTCGTCGACAGAACCAGCACAGGCCGTCCTCCTCACGGGGATGCAGTAGGGCGGTCCCTCGCCAATGGAGCTGCACTCCTCCACGACGGGGCCGTGCGCGGTGTCTATCACAAGGTCCTCCTGCCGGACTACGGGGTATTCGACGAGACCCGCTACTTCGTGCGCGGCGGCGACGACGCGGCTCTCTGGGGAATCGACGGTGTCGCGGTTGGAATCTCCGTCTGCGAGGACATCTGGGTGGAGGACGGGCCGCCTTCGCAGCAAGCCGCGAGCGGTGCTCAGATCCTCTTGAACATCAATGCCTCTCCGTTTCACTACGGCAAAGCGACCCAGCGCGAGGAGATGCTCCGCCGACGCGCGATCGAGGCGGCGACTCCCGTTGTCTACGTCAACCAGGTGGGTGGACAGGACGAGCTGGTATTCGACGGTGCAAGCGTCGTCCTCGGCGCTGATGGAGGGCTTCTCTATCGCGCCCCGCAGTTCGTCGAGCAGAGGTTCGTCGTCGACGTGCCGGTCGCCGAACGGAAGTCCGACCGGGTGCTCGACTCGATCTCCTCGGAACGCGTGGGCAGGCGCTCGCTCGGTCCCGTCGAGCCGGTTCCGCTCCTCCAGTCCCCTGAAGCCGAGGTGTATCGAGCGCTGGTGGTGGGCCTCAGGGATTATGTGCGCAAGAACGGATTCGAGCACGTCGTCGTCGGACTCTCCGGCGGCATTGATTCGGCGCTGACTGCGGCCATTGCAGCCGATGCGCTGGGGCCGGATCATGTCTGGGGTATTTCGATGCCTTCTCGTTTCAGCTCGGAGGGATCTGTGGCGGATGCCAGGGAGCTCGCCGAGCGTTTGGAGATACGATTCGATGTCATCCCGATGGACGGCGTCTTCGCCTCCTACCTCGACACGCTCTCCCCGGTCTTCGCAGGCGAGCCGTTCGGGGTGGCAGAGGAGAACCTCCAAGCCCGGATTCGCGGTGCAATCCTCATGGCGGTGTCGAACAAGTTCGGCGGGATGGTCGTCGCGACGGGCAACAAATCAGAGATGGCCGTCGGCTACGCCACTCTCTACGGGGACATGGCAGGTGGATACGCCGTTTTGAAAGACGTGCTGAAGACTCTCGTCTACCGTCTTTCGGAATGGCGCAACCGCGACCGGGAAGCGATACCGCGCTCGATCATCGACAAACCGCCGTCTGCCGAGTTGCGCCCCGGCCAACTCGACAGCGACAGCCTTCCCGACTACGAAACGCTCGACGGGATCCTGGCGGGATATGTGGAGGAGGACCTCTCGGTGGCGAGCATCGTCGCCAGAGGCTATCCGCAGGACGTCGTCACGAAGGTGACCCGAATGGTGGATCGGAACGAGTACAAGCGACGGCAGGCGGCCCCGGGAGTCAAGATAACGACGAAGGCTTTCGGCAAGGACCGCAGGCTTCCGATCACCAGCAGGTACGTCGACGGCTGA
- a CDS encoding aminotransferase class IV, translating into MRVLIDGHEADPATASISVFDWGVVRGDGCFEALRSYEGVAFAVDAHLDRLWNSASVLGMEASLPDRETLAGWIAAAAADGGDCVVRVIATRGGTDAHVEAPPRLIVFWEELPDLPASLSLAEISAPWHPGGFPWALAGVKGLSYGPNMASMRMAKAAGFDNALLVSREGVMLEGPTNSIGWVVDGGVETPSLDLGILSSITRTVTLEAAAELGFDVREGHFPTSRLDLAAEFFILSTVNEVMPVTQVGDRTFEPGPVTFQLQEAFRRRVRAATRSI; encoded by the coding sequence ATGCGAGTCCTAATAGACGGCCATGAGGCCGACCCTGCAACTGCATCCATCTCTGTGTTCGACTGGGGAGTAGTGCGAGGAGACGGGTGCTTCGAAGCGCTCCGATCTTACGAAGGCGTCGCCTTTGCCGTTGATGCCCATTTGGATCGGCTTTGGAACAGCGCCTCCGTCCTGGGCATGGAGGCTTCACTGCCCGATCGCGAGACTCTGGCCGGCTGGATCGCCGCGGCGGCCGCTGATGGGGGCGACTGCGTGGTACGGGTCATCGCCACCCGAGGCGGCACCGATGCACACGTCGAGGCACCGCCGAGGTTGATCGTCTTCTGGGAGGAACTGCCCGACCTTCCCGCCTCGCTCTCACTGGCGGAGATTTCCGCACCCTGGCATCCCGGTGGGTTTCCGTGGGCGCTCGCCGGCGTCAAAGGCCTCTCATACGGGCCGAACATGGCATCGATGCGAATGGCGAAGGCGGCCGGTTTCGACAATGCGCTGCTGGTGAGCAGGGAGGGCGTGATGCTCGAGGGTCCCACCAATTCGATCGGGTGGGTGGTCGATGGCGGAGTCGAAACCCCATCGCTCGATCTCGGCATATTGTCTTCGATAACCCGGACCGTGACGCTGGAAGCAGCGGCCGAGCTCGGATTCGATGTTCGCGAGGGTCACTTCCCGACTTCGAGACTCGATCTGGCCGCGGAGTTCTTCATCTTGTCGACGGTCAATGAGGTGATGCCGGTAACTCAGGTCGGCGATCGGACCTTCGAGCCCGGGCCCGTTACTTTTCAGTTGCAGGAGGCCTTTCGCCGGCGCGTCCGGGCGGCAACACGTTCGATCTGA
- a CDS encoding diguanylate cyclase encodes MIVDGDATARAATASVLVGSGLDVVVEASTGEEALQRARVMSPTVAVIDVSLPGMGAVTAARRLRDLSPHRLEIVAIASFGDVARLGEMVSTGTAAYVVKGKPADLIGAIRAVASGSGLLSAEASRPVLEEISRLYERERERNEELEQSVTQLQALSVTDWLTGLKNHGYFFDRLGEELERARRYDRPLAVVMADIDDFKAINDNYGHSTGDAVLRGMGEAFRRQIREVDIACRVGGEEFGIIMPETDAEGAIQAAERIRLAVADQPMPGVGRVTISLGVSVFPHDAQSAKDIVEASDRALYSAKRAGKNCTKLAGGAPAFAGSGRALASITPVVGTLLAALRMRAPWLADHSVRVAELATQIGTILELRVFELERLRLTGLLHDVGMLAVPDSVLLKTDPLTPADWATIRSHATNGFQLIADAVHEDVADGVLCHHEQLDGEGYPRKLSGDDIPLFARIVLVADAYDAMVSERPHRPPLTSDEALSELRANAGGRFDPEAVRAMIEVDRQMNTTATVLEFPGKTG; translated from the coding sequence ATGATCGTCGACGGCGATGCTACCGCCCGTGCAGCCACGGCAAGTGTGCTGGTCGGTTCGGGGTTGGATGTTGTCGTTGAAGCCTCCACCGGTGAGGAGGCTCTGCAGCGGGCGCGGGTCATGTCCCCGACTGTGGCCGTCATCGACGTATCCCTGCCCGGAATGGGGGCCGTCACTGCCGCCAGACGGCTGCGCGATCTGTCGCCGCACCGGCTCGAAATAGTGGCCATAGCTTCCTTCGGCGATGTGGCGCGCTTGGGAGAGATGGTATCGACCGGAACCGCCGCCTACGTGGTGAAGGGCAAACCGGCCGATCTGATAGGGGCAATTCGCGCGGTGGCCAGCGGGTCGGGGCTGCTCTCGGCCGAAGCCAGTCGGCCCGTCCTCGAGGAGATCAGCCGCCTCTACGAGCGTGAGCGGGAGCGCAACGAGGAACTCGAACAGTCGGTCACACAGCTGCAGGCTCTGTCCGTGACGGATTGGCTCACCGGCCTCAAGAACCATGGTTATTTCTTCGACCGGCTCGGCGAGGAACTCGAACGAGCCCGCCGCTACGACCGCCCGCTGGCGGTGGTGATGGCCGACATCGACGACTTCAAAGCGATCAACGACAACTACGGCCACAGCACCGGCGACGCCGTGTTGCGAGGCATGGGTGAGGCATTCCGACGGCAGATTCGAGAAGTCGACATCGCCTGCCGTGTCGGGGGTGAGGAGTTCGGGATCATCATGCCCGAAACGGATGCCGAGGGTGCCATCCAGGCTGCCGAACGGATCCGGCTGGCCGTTGCCGACCAGCCGATGCCCGGTGTCGGCAGGGTGACCATCAGCCTCGGGGTCTCGGTGTTTCCTCACGATGCCCAGTCGGCCAAGGACATCGTCGAAGCATCGGACCGTGCGCTCTACTCGGCGAAGCGCGCAGGCAAGAACTGCACCAAACTCGCCGGCGGAGCTCCGGCGTTCGCCGGGTCGGGCCGAGCTCTGGCATCGATCACACCGGTAGTGGGAACGTTGCTGGCCGCTCTGCGCATGCGGGCACCATGGCTGGCCGACCATTCCGTCCGGGTTGCAGAGCTGGCCACGCAGATAGGCACCATTCTCGAACTGCGGGTCTTCGAACTCGAGCGCCTGCGGTTGACGGGACTCCTGCATGATGTCGGGATGCTCGCCGTTCCGGATTCGGTGCTGCTCAAGACCGATCCACTCACCCCGGCGGATTGGGCGACCATCCGCTCGCACGCCACCAACGGATTCCAGCTCATCGCCGACGCGGTCCACGAGGATGTGGCCGACGGGGTGTTGTGCCACCACGAGCAGTTGGACGGCGAGGGATACCCTCGCAAGCTGTCCGGCGATGACATTCCCCTATTCGCCAGGATCGTTCTGGTGGCCGATGCATACGATGCGATGGTGTCCGAACGGCCGCACCGACCTCCGCTGACCTCCGACGAGGCTCTCTCGGAACTGCGCGCCAACGCGGGCGGACGGTTCGACCCTGAGGCTGTGCGGGCGATGATCGAGGTCGACCGGCAGATGAACACGACCGCCACCGTCTTGGAGTTCCCGGGCAAGACGGGCTGA
- the mgtE gene encoding magnesium transporter yields MKLRLHSPRELATRLRLLARRSPEEVEKYLDTHHEEWEALAEADPHDAADILEELGEEAATDLIADLDPDDAAYVLEEMHDDLAADILQELDPEDAADLLEEMPADEAADIIHRLQPDAQRELIEKLEPFFTDEVRLLLEYPQDTAGGHMTSSFASLPIGITAGEAIERIRQMNEELEDLSYVYIVDDDGKLLGVLSFRELVFKRPGADLGEVMIPDPVAVTPLTDRETAVELAQRYHLYSLPVVDDKGRLLGRLPNEEIMEAIQLEASEDFALATGAGAHETVFSSVLGSVRMRLPWLSLNLMLALVVTFVIEAQTGIIEDEPVLAALMPVIALLGGNSGFQSLAVVIRALATDDVPGTQVLPVLRRQLAIGVMNGAALAVAAGALAILLLGTGVFQSTSSSILVGLAVGIAALGNVTIAGFAGSGIPLLMRKLGFDPAQASSIFLTLITDIVGFGGFLAVAALLLG; encoded by the coding sequence ATGAAACTCCGCCTTCATAGTCCGCGCGAACTCGCCACCAGACTCAGGCTTCTGGCTCGCCGCAGTCCGGAGGAGGTAGAGAAGTACCTCGATACCCACCACGAAGAGTGGGAGGCGCTGGCCGAAGCCGATCCGCACGACGCAGCCGACATCCTCGAGGAACTCGGCGAGGAAGCAGCCACCGACCTCATCGCCGACCTCGACCCAGACGACGCGGCGTACGTCCTCGAAGAGATGCACGACGACCTCGCCGCCGACATCCTCCAGGAGCTCGACCCGGAGGACGCCGCCGACCTGCTCGAGGAAATGCCTGCCGATGAGGCAGCCGACATCATCCACCGGCTCCAGCCGGACGCGCAGCGAGAGCTGATCGAGAAACTGGAGCCGTTCTTCACCGATGAGGTCCGGCTGCTCCTCGAGTATCCGCAAGACACCGCCGGCGGCCATATGACGTCTTCGTTCGCCTCACTTCCTATCGGCATTACGGCCGGGGAAGCGATAGAGCGGATCCGTCAGATGAACGAGGAACTCGAGGATCTGTCCTACGTCTACATCGTGGATGACGACGGCAAGCTGCTTGGGGTCTTGTCATTCAGAGAACTTGTGTTCAAGCGTCCGGGTGCCGATCTCGGTGAGGTCATGATCCCCGACCCCGTCGCCGTCACCCCGCTAACCGATCGCGAGACGGCAGTCGAACTGGCCCAGCGCTACCACCTCTACAGCCTTCCGGTTGTCGACGACAAGGGCCGGTTGCTCGGCAGGCTCCCCAACGAGGAGATCATGGAGGCAATCCAGTTGGAAGCTTCCGAGGACTTCGCCCTCGCCACCGGTGCCGGAGCGCACGAGACCGTGTTCAGCTCGGTTCTCGGATCCGTTCGCATGCGGCTGCCCTGGCTCAGCCTCAATCTCATGCTCGCACTGGTGGTCACGTTCGTGATCGAGGCACAGACCGGCATCATCGAGGACGAGCCGGTGTTGGCCGCGCTCATGCCGGTCATCGCCCTACTCGGGGGAAACAGCGGGTTCCAGAGCCTGGCCGTCGTCATCAGGGCGCTTGCAACCGATGATGTGCCGGGAACACAGGTTCTTCCGGTGCTCCGCCGTCAGCTGGCCATCGGCGTGATGAACGGTGCCGCCCTGGCGGTTGCCGCCGGCGCCCTGGCAATTCTGCTGCTCGGTACCGGCGTCTTCCAATCGACCTCCTCATCGATCCTGGTCGGGTTGGCCGTGGGCATCGCGGCTCTCGGCAACGTCACGATCGCCGGCTTTGCAGGATCGGGGATCCCACTGTTGATGAGGAAGCTGGGTTTCGACCCCGCGCAGGCGTCGAGCATCTTCCTCACGTTGATCACCGACATCGTCGGCTTCGGAGGCTTCCTGGCCGTCGCCGCACTACTGCTGGGTTAG
- the greA gene encoding transcription elongation factor GreA translates to MTNQTTWLTPAAHKKLREEFEYLTTEGRIHIEERIAEARSHGDIRENADYDAAKNEQGMMEARIRQIRHLLDTAEVREAEDTGVVQVGTIVTVVDSDGDSMEYFVAPTENRVPGFLLASPSGPLGSALLGAAIGDEVSYEAPGGVFTMRVEAVRPFEG, encoded by the coding sequence ATGACCAATCAGACCACTTGGCTCACTCCTGCGGCACACAAGAAGCTGCGAGAAGAGTTCGAATACCTCACAACCGAAGGCCGGATCCACATCGAGGAGCGCATCGCCGAAGCACGCTCCCACGGAGATATTCGCGAGAACGCCGACTACGACGCGGCCAAGAACGAGCAGGGCATGATGGAAGCCCGGATACGTCAGATCAGGCACCTGCTCGACACCGCCGAAGTTCGCGAGGCCGAGGACACGGGAGTTGTACAGGTCGGCACCATCGTTACGGTCGTCGACTCCGACGGCGATTCGATGGAGTATTTCGTTGCACCGACCGAGAACAGAGTTCCCGGCTTCCTGCTGGCCTCTCCATCCGGCCCGCTCGGCAGCGCCCTGCTCGGGGCCGCCATAGGCGATGAGGTCAGCTACGAGGCTCCGGGGGGAGTCTTCACAATGCGGGTCGAGGCGGTCAGACCTTTCGAGGGGTAG
- a CDS encoding EamA family transporter: MQRTNNRGSAFALAISAALLFGISGAIASDALSVVSPARAAQSRAMVAVVLLLPYAWYRRKLASRGPWSVLLLFGASLTAVNVAYYEAVDRIGVGPGMTLQFLAPMMVLVWMRTAEHRSILRSAWLAAAVAVAGTALIADVWQGSSMDLVGVGAGLAAAATFAVYLVIGERLGTTMAPSGIMAYGFTISALMWAVIQPVWSFPTDLPVKVWGELIWMGVLGTAIPFMLELQALQRASAGLVGVIATAEPVIGAVAALLMFSEKMAPVQVVGMVLIVGSVASVQRRGVAEVEVPLDAGR, from the coding sequence ATGCAGAGGACTAACAACAGGGGTTCGGCCTTCGCGCTGGCCATAAGCGCAGCATTGCTGTTCGGCATAAGCGGGGCAATTGCGAGCGATGCGCTGTCGGTCGTGAGTCCGGCGCGGGCGGCTCAATCGAGGGCGATGGTCGCCGTGGTCCTGTTGTTGCCGTACGCCTGGTACCGACGCAAGCTGGCGAGCCGGGGGCCGTGGTCGGTGCTGCTCCTGTTCGGGGCAAGCCTGACCGCGGTCAACGTCGCCTACTACGAGGCCGTGGATCGAATCGGGGTAGGACCGGGCATGACCTTGCAGTTCCTCGCTCCGATGATGGTGCTCGTCTGGATGCGGACCGCAGAACACAGATCGATTCTCCGGTCGGCCTGGCTGGCTGCTGCCGTTGCCGTCGCCGGCACTGCGCTGATTGCGGATGTATGGCAGGGGAGTTCGATGGATCTAGTCGGCGTCGGGGCCGGCCTGGCGGCCGCGGCGACCTTCGCCGTCTATCTAGTGATCGGTGAGCGGCTGGGAACCACCATGGCTCCGTCCGGCATCATGGCCTACGGATTCACCATCTCGGCGCTCATGTGGGCAGTAATCCAACCCGTCTGGTCGTTTCCCACGGACCTCCCGGTGAAGGTCTGGGGAGAACTGATCTGGATGGGGGTTCTCGGCACTGCGATCCCGTTCATGCTTGAGTTGCAGGCCCTGCAGCGGGCTTCCGCCGGCTTGGTGGGGGTCATCGCCACCGCCGAGCCGGTGATTGGTGCCGTTGCGGCGCTGCTGATGTTCTCGGAGAAGATGGCCCCGGTGCAGGTGGTCGGCATGGTGCTGATCGTTGGTTCGGTCGCGTCCGTCCAGCGCCGTGGGGTGGCGGAGGTGGAGGTGCCGCTGGATGCGGGAAGATGA
- the selD gene encoding selenide, water dikinase SelD: MSDTPRLTQYSHGSGUACKLGSDELTQVLRRLRNSPVTRHPDLLVGLETNDDAGVYVAPGGTALVQTVDFFTPVVDGPYDWGRITAANALSDVYAMGGTPLTALQLVGWPRDTLSFDLLEEVIAGGASVMESAGCTIVGGHSIDDPEPKYGFAVTGIVEPDRLVTNAGAQPGDALVLTKPLGTGIIATAIKRGTVDPDVERAAIEVMAQLNEGASRAMTSVGVNAATDVTGFGLLGHLAEMMDAAGVGAEVQVGAVPLIDGVVDLANRGLLPGGSKRNLKSIATKVDFGRVGSPLREILADAQTSGGLLIAVHADRLDFLLAALQAERTEVSAVIGSVVSGNGIRLLS, translated from the coding sequence ATGAGCGATACACCGCGTCTGACGCAGTATTCCCACGGCAGCGGCTGAGCATGCAAGCTCGGTTCTGACGAGCTGACGCAGGTTCTGCGCCGTTTGCGAAACTCACCGGTCACCCGCCATCCGGATCTTCTGGTCGGCCTCGAAACCAACGACGATGCCGGCGTCTACGTCGCGCCCGGCGGGACGGCCCTCGTGCAGACGGTCGACTTCTTCACGCCGGTCGTGGACGGCCCCTACGACTGGGGCCGGATAACAGCCGCCAACGCCCTCTCCGACGTATACGCAATGGGCGGAACGCCGCTCACCGCGCTGCAGCTGGTCGGCTGGCCGCGCGACACCCTCTCGTTCGACCTCCTCGAAGAGGTCATCGCGGGTGGTGCGAGCGTGATGGAATCCGCCGGCTGTACCATCGTCGGGGGACACTCGATCGACGATCCGGAGCCCAAATACGGTTTCGCGGTCACCGGAATCGTCGAGCCGGACCGACTCGTCACCAACGCAGGCGCTCAACCCGGCGACGCGCTCGTTCTCACAAAGCCGCTGGGGACCGGCATCATTGCCACGGCAATAAAGAGAGGCACGGTCGACCCCGACGTTGAGCGTGCCGCCATCGAGGTGATGGCACAGTTGAATGAGGGCGCTTCTCGGGCAATGACCTCCGTCGGCGTCAATGCTGCGACCGATGTGACCGGTTTCGGCCTGCTCGGGCACCTGGCCGAGATGATGGATGCCGCCGGAGTTGGAGCGGAAGTCCAGGTCGGTGCCGTGCCGCTGATCGATGGAGTGGTCGACCTGGCGAACCGCGGCCTGCTTCCCGGTGGCTCCAAGCGAAACTTGAAATCGATCGCCACCAAGGTCGATTTCGGCCGGGTGGGTTCCCCGCTGCGCGAGATACTGGCCGACGCTCAGACCTCCGGCGGTTTGCTGATCGCCGTCCATGCTGATCGCCTCGACTTCCTGCTCGCTGCTCTGCAGGCCGAGCGCACCGAGGTATCTGCGGTTATCGGCTCCGTTGTCTCCGGAAACGGTATTCGCCTTCTGAGCTGA
- a CDS encoding MFS transporter, with amino-acid sequence MPSADSRQVWVIAIGVGFVMAGLTLVAPILPLYALEFGVSYTAAGALITGFAVARLFFSVLGGVAGDRWGARRVTVFGTALLAVSSVTAALAPNYAVLLGSRFIEGIGSAVFATTAFQYLLQITPKERLGRATAVFQTGLLVGVAVGPLVGGFLAELGDFRTPFWAYAGLAGSVSVMAWFFIEDLPSRGTSARQVFSAAGRLIRSPSFLALMLVGFSMMFMRAGARVTLLPLYAEQSLGFGAGDIGILLSVSALTNLLIVNPAGRLIDTVGRRPVAMIGLTTAGIATAGYGLFESFTGLLIVSMVFGLTSGLASIAPPTMVGDLAPEGAEGSAVGVYRMAGDLGFVVGPLALGAVADAGAFTAGFFITGAIMILAAAILSFMPETRRSIQPVS; translated from the coding sequence ATGCCTTCCGCCGACTCCCGCCAGGTCTGGGTCATCGCCATCGGTGTCGGCTTCGTGATGGCAGGTCTCACTCTCGTTGCGCCGATCCTCCCGCTCTATGCATTGGAGTTCGGTGTCTCCTACACGGCCGCCGGAGCGCTGATCACAGGGTTCGCGGTTGCCCGGCTCTTCTTCAGTGTGCTCGGCGGCGTCGCCGGTGATCGGTGGGGAGCCCGAAGAGTCACCGTGTTCGGTACCGCGCTCCTCGCCGTGTCGAGCGTTACCGCCGCCCTTGCTCCCAACTACGCCGTCTTGCTTGGTTCGCGGTTCATCGAGGGTATCGGGTCGGCCGTATTCGCCACTACGGCTTTTCAATACTTGTTGCAGATAACCCCGAAGGAACGACTCGGCCGTGCCACCGCAGTCTTCCAGACCGGTTTGCTCGTTGGTGTGGCCGTCGGGCCGCTCGTCGGCGGGTTCCTCGCAGAACTCGGCGATTTCAGGACTCCCTTCTGGGCCTATGCCGGGCTGGCCGGCTCTGTATCCGTCATGGCCTGGTTCTTCATCGAGGATCTCCCCTCCCGTGGAACCAGCGCCAGGCAGGTGTTCTCGGCTGCAGGACGGTTGATCCGCTCGCCCTCCTTCCTGGCTCTGATGCTGGTGGGGTTCTCGATGATGTTCATGCGAGCCGGCGCCCGGGTGACACTCCTGCCGCTCTACGCGGAGCAATCGCTCGGCTTCGGGGCGGGCGACATCGGCATCCTGTTGTCGGTCTCGGCCCTCACCAACCTGCTCATAGTGAACCCGGCCGGGCGCCTAATCGACACCGTCGGACGCAGGCCGGTGGCCATGATCGGATTGACCACCGCCGGCATAGCCACGGCCGGATACGGACTCTTCGAATCGTTCACGGGGCTGCTCATCGTCTCGATGGTGTTCGGTCTCACCTCCGGCCTTGCCAGCATTGCCCCGCCGACGATGGTGGGCGATCTGGCGCCGGAGGGAGCAGAAGGTTCTGCAGTCGGCGTCTACCGGATGGCCGGAGACCTCGGCTTCGTGGTGGGCCCGCTCGCTCTCGGCGCTGTGGCGGATGCCGGGGCCTTCACGGCCGGCTTCTTCATCACCGGAGCAATAATGATCCTGGCCGCCGCGATACTCTCGTTCATGCCCGAAACGCGGCGCAGTATTCAGCCGGTATCGTGA
- a CDS encoding ferredoxin, producing MTDRSPHLDERLEKIASALSIGGLRRHLFLCAEQTSPRCSTFEESSEVWTYTKRRMKDLELASPPPRWRGFTDQLPPADSSEGGAIALRTKADCLRICEQGPIAVVYPDGVWYRSVTTEVMERIIQEHLIAGRPVEEFVFARDPLDGRS from the coding sequence ATGACCGATCGCTCCCCTCACCTCGACGAACGTCTCGAGAAGATCGCCTCGGCCCTTTCTATCGGAGGGCTGCGTCGACATTTGTTTCTGTGCGCCGAGCAGACATCCCCTCGGTGTTCGACTTTCGAGGAGTCGTCGGAGGTCTGGACCTACACCAAACGAAGAATGAAAGACCTGGAACTGGCGAGCCCACCACCACGGTGGCGGGGATTCACCGATCAGCTCCCACCGGCGGATTCCTCCGAGGGCGGAGCGATTGCCCTGCGGACGAAGGCCGACTGCCTGCGCATCTGCGAGCAAGGGCCCATCGCCGTCGTTTATCCGGACGGCGTCTGGTACCGCTCGGTCACAACAGAGGTCATGGAGCGGATCATCCAGGAACATCTCATCGCCGGACGGCCGGTCGAGGAGTTCGTCTTTGCCAGAGACCCTTTGGACGGAAGGTCATGA
- a CDS encoding alpha/beta hydrolase has protein sequence MKGWLKRLILMWLGWRVFGPEPQPKPPEDQEHPFRLPGRSVFVGDNEFFVREAGNADAPALFLVHGWGDHSLVVWWKLIGKLAARYRVIVPDSRNTGKSDQLRHRYEIADIADDLAGIMTALGIDRAHVAGYSMGGLAALELAHRHPHRVDKLVLAGTSAGPARSTIERLVGGFVIVAARGFSRLSRTEFSRARIAYLVRVGAVLPRHFRWFYEQHHNRDPDLYWMAGSAVNRFNARPWIGKVRQPTLVIINTEDQLMFAELQYELASLLHDPEVVELVGARHEAPLTHAGHMIRAMQKFLG, from the coding sequence ATGAAGGGCTGGCTGAAGAGGCTCATCCTCATGTGGCTCGGTTGGAGAGTGTTCGGCCCCGAGCCGCAGCCCAAACCGCCCGAGGATCAGGAACATCCATTCCGCCTACCAGGCCGATCGGTGTTCGTCGGGGACAACGAGTTCTTCGTCCGGGAAGCAGGCAACGCCGACGCTCCTGCCTTGTTCCTGGTGCATGGATGGGGGGACCACAGCCTGGTCGTCTGGTGGAAGCTGATCGGCAAGCTGGCGGCGAGATATCGGGTGATCGTGCCGGACAGCCGCAACACGGGGAAATCCGACCAGTTGCGCCATCGCTACGAGATCGCCGACATCGCCGACGATCTGGCCGGGATCATGACCGCGCTGGGAATCGATCGAGCCCACGTTGCGGGTTACTCGATGGGCGGTTTGGCAGCGCTCGAACTGGCGCACCGTCACCCCCATCGGGTAGACAAACTCGTTCTGGCCGGGACATCTGCCGGGCCTGCGCGATCGACCATCGAGCGGCTTGTCGGTGGGTTCGTGATCGTCGCCGCGCGTGGATTCAGCCGTCTGAGCCGAACGGAGTTCTCACGGGCCAGGATCGCGTATCTGGTGAGAGTCGGAGCGGTGTTGCCGAGACACTTCCGGTGGTTCTACGAGCAGCACCACAACCGTGACCCGGACTTGTATTGGATGGCAGGGTCCGCCGTGAACCGGTTCAACGCTCGCCCCTGGATCGGAAAGGTTCGCCAACCGACGTTGGTCATCATCAACACCGAGGACCAACTGATGTTCGCGGAACTGCAATACGAACTGGCCTCACTGCTCCACGATCCTGAGGTAGTCGAGCTGGTCGGCGCCCGTCATGAGGCCCCACTGACCCACGCCGGCCACATGATTCGGGCGATGCAGAAGTTTCTCGGGTGA